One stretch of Nitratiruptor tergarcus DSM 16512 DNA includes these proteins:
- the tolB gene encoding Tol-Pal system protein TolB → MKRVLIVFVLAVTLFAADMTLEIVKDVGSKPKIAIEDATLDVDGNIDRKFFRLLIGDLEVTAHFNVDQKRNLASMDSSIDYVKYKSKDYLLRYRLFFDDFGKLNVEAKIFSIKDGNTIIAKLYRISDKDRFPFLAHKIIYDLNNALHFPDVSFLKSFVVFAKYTKPKHADIVISDYTLTYQKVVVHGGLNLFPKWADKEQRRFYYTKIGDKPTLYLVDIYKGTQQKILQSEGMLVCSDVSEDGRKLLLTMAPQMQPDIYEYNTWTKTLNRITTYPGIDVNGNYVENEQRVVFVSDRLGYPTIFAKNIGSRAVERVVYHGRNNSACSTFGDYVVYSSRETDNAFGSNTFNLYLTSTTSDYIRKLTANGVNIFPRFSTDGETILFIKEYGRQSGLGLIRLKYNKSYIYPLRVGKIQSIDW, encoded by the coding sequence ATGAAAAGAGTATTGATTGTCTTTGTATTAGCTGTGACACTATTTGCTGCAGATATGACCCTTGAAATTGTCAAAGATGTAGGATCAAAACCAAAAATCGCTATTGAAGATGCTACTCTCGATGTTGATGGCAATATTGATAGGAAATTTTTCAGACTCTTAATAGGTGATTTAGAAGTAACAGCACATTTTAATGTAGATCAAAAGAGAAATCTTGCCAGTATGGACAGTAGTATCGATTATGTAAAATATAAAAGCAAAGACTATCTTTTACGCTATCGACTCTTTTTTGATGATTTTGGAAAACTCAATGTGGAAGCAAAGATATTTTCAATAAAAGATGGAAATACTATTATTGCAAAACTCTATCGCATTAGTGACAAAGATCGTTTTCCTTTTTTGGCGCACAAAATTATTTATGATCTCAATAATGCCCTACATTTTCCTGATGTAAGCTTCCTTAAAAGCTTTGTAGTGTTTGCAAAATATACAAAGCCAAAACACGCAGATATTGTCATTAGTGATTATACATTAACATATCAAAAAGTGGTTGTACATGGTGGCCTCAATCTTTTCCCAAAATGGGCAGACAAAGAACAAAGAAGATTTTATTACACAAAAATTGGGGATAAACCTACACTTTATCTTGTTGATATTTATAAAGGCACACAGCAAAAAATATTGCAGTCAGAAGGAATGCTTGTGTGCTCAGATGTAAGCGAAGATGGAAGAAAATTGCTTCTTACTATGGCGCCGCAGATGCAGCCAGATATATATGAGTATAATACATGGACAAAAACACTCAACCGCATAACTACATATCCTGGTATAGATGTGAATGGAAACTATGTAGAAAATGAGCAAAGAGTAGTTTTTGTTTCAGATCGTTTGGGCTACCCAACAATATTTGCAAAAAATATAGGCTCACGAGCAGTAGAGAGAGTAGTATATCACGGAAGAAATAATAGTGCATGTTCTACATTTGGTGATTATGTTGTTTATAGTAGTCGTGAAACAGATAACGCTTTTGGCTCTAATACATTCAATCTCTACCTCACTTCTACTACAAGTGATTATATTAGAAAACTTACAGCAAATGGAGTGAATATCTTCCCAAGATTCTCTACTGATGGAGAGACGATTTTATTTATAAAAGAGTATGGTAGGCAGAGTGGACTAGGACTCATTCGGCTCAAATACAATAAAAGTTACATCTATCCTCTTCGTGTAGGAAAAATTCAATCTATTGATTGGTGA
- a CDS encoding tRNA 2-thiocytidine biosynthesis TtcA family protein — MKRAELSKKLIKQVARTNVEFELLQEGDNVLVGLSGGKDSLTLIHALKHIQRVAPYDFRFKAVTISYGMGENYDFLQRHCEEYGIEYEVYETNIFDIAKDKIRQNSSYCSFFSRMRRGALYTYALQNGFNKVALGHHLDDAIESFFMNMFYNGTMRSMPPIYKTKKGLYVIRPLIEIRESQTAGFVKRNGFWAIGDEACPAMRFDIKEPYVRENMKEFVKELEKKFQDVVKYIRASFRHIHDDTFFDKSRLIV, encoded by the coding sequence ATGAAGCGAGCAGAACTTTCCAAAAAACTTATCAAGCAAGTAGCTCGTACCAATGTAGAGTTTGAACTCTTACAAGAGGGTGACAATGTCTTAGTAGGACTTAGCGGTGGAAAAGACTCCCTCACGCTAATCCATGCCCTCAAGCATATTCAGCGTGTAGCTCCTTATGATTTTCGTTTTAAAGCTGTGACAATAAGTTATGGAATGGGGGAGAATTACGACTTTTTACAGCGCCATTGTGAAGAGTATGGAATTGAGTATGAGGTGTATGAGACAAATATTTTTGATATTGCAAAAGATAAAATTCGACAAAACTCCTCTTATTGCAGCTTCTTTTCTCGTATGCGGCGAGGAGCGCTCTATACCTATGCACTGCAAAATGGCTTTAACAAGGTAGCCCTTGGCCATCATCTTGATGATGCGATTGAAAGCTTTTTTATGAATATGTTCTACAACGGCACTATGCGTTCTATGCCTCCCATTTATAAAACAAAAAAAGGGCTTTATGTTATACGTCCGCTTATAGAGATAAGAGAGTCTCAAACAGCCGGTTTTGTCAAACGCAATGGCTTTTGGGCTATTGGAGATGAAGCGTGTCCAGCTATGCGTTTTGATATCAAAGAGCCTTATGTGCGAGAGAATATGAAAGAGTTTGTAAAAGAACTTGAAAAGAAATTTCAAGATGTAGTTAAATATATTCGTGCCTCTTTTCGCCATATTCATGATGATACCTTTTTTGACAAATCCCGCCTAATTGTCTAA
- a CDS encoding TonB C-terminal domain-containing protein: MDKNLFKLIALIVTVILYGAVLFFFLDYFFEHEAPKKIAIKAQAIDVMIEEKRDTKKVVPIKKVAPKAAPKKKQAKGSPAPKSTPKIEDLFASLNTKKLAKKRATVHKRASTPSKYKGKSGKKAQKLLKKLKLQDIQLTSKKSIKSVSGEKDPYLEKLYKILYTYWMPSQLSAGNRAKVKIFIDRNGRFTYEVLQYGQNEIFNAELDDYLQRMQMQRFPLPDRPKEFIVYFEAKE, translated from the coding sequence ATGGATAAAAACCTCTTTAAACTAATAGCCCTCATTGTTACAGTCATTCTCTATGGAGCAGTTCTCTTTTTTTTCCTTGATTACTTTTTTGAGCATGAAGCACCAAAAAAAATTGCTATCAAAGCACAAGCAATTGATGTGATGATTGAAGAGAAAAGAGATACAAAAAAAGTAGTACCTATAAAAAAAGTAGCACCCAAAGCCGCACCCAAAAAAAAACAGGCAAAAGGCTCTCCAGCACCAAAGTCCACACCAAAAATCGAAGATCTCTTTGCATCGCTCAATACAAAAAAACTTGCTAAAAAAAGAGCTACAGTTCATAAGCGTGCATCTACACCGAGTAAATACAAAGGTAAAAGTGGTAAAAAAGCTCAAAAATTACTCAAAAAACTCAAGCTTCAAGATATACAGCTTACTTCTAAAAAATCGATAAAATCTGTAAGTGGAGAGAAAGATCCCTATCTTGAAAAGCTTTATAAGATCCTCTATACATACTGGATGCCTTCACAGCTTAGCGCAGGTAATAGAGCAAAGGTAAAAATTTTTATTGATAGAAATGGAAGGTTTACCTATGAGGTGTTACAGTATGGGCAAAATGAGATTTTCAATGCTGAACTAGATGACTATCTCCAACGTATGCAAATGCAGCGCTTTCCACTACCTGATAGGCCTAAAGAGTTTATTGTCTACTTTGAAGCTAAAGAGTAA
- a CDS encoding MotA/TolQ/ExbB proton channel family protein yields the protein MKQFDLLLSYLDKSNSITIAVLGVLSLYFLLVNWVFFYRYLYLSLLIRREKFSLETVEMGNKVPAMNSFLKQCYAGGKFTPNKNDFCITKATQESTAGLTFLSIAASTSPFIGLFGTVVSILETFYIMGSTKASISTISASIGEALVATAAGIFVAVFAYTYHLILKRKAYAFVSYVKMQIDILAGR from the coding sequence ATGAAACAGTTTGACCTTCTTTTGAGTTATCTCGATAAGAGTAACTCTATCACGATAGCCGTCCTTGGCGTGCTATCGTTATACTTCTTACTCGTTAATTGGGTATTTTTCTATCGTTATCTCTATCTTAGTTTGCTTATACGTCGTGAAAAATTTTCCCTAGAAACTGTAGAGATGGGGAATAAAGTACCTGCAATGAACTCTTTTTTAAAACAGTGTTATGCAGGAGGGAAATTTACTCCTAACAAAAATGATTTTTGTATTACAAAAGCAACGCAGGAGAGTACAGCAGGATTGACTTTTCTCTCGATAGCTGCTTCTACTTCTCCTTTTATAGGGCTTTTTGGAACTGTTGTCTCTATTTTAGAAACATTTTATATAATGGGCTCAACAAAAGCGAGTATCTCCACTATTTCTGCTTCAATTGGTGAAGCTTTAGTAGCTACTGCAGCAGGGATCTTCGTGGCTGTTTTTGCTTACACTTACCATTTGATACTCAAAAGAAAAGCATACGCATTTGTCTCTTATGTAAAAATGCAAATAGATATTTTGGCTGGCAGGTGA
- a CDS encoding FKBP-type peptidyl-prolyl cis-trans isomerase has product MAIEENKVVGIEYTVKDAQSGEVIDSNVGHKPLKFITGKNQIIPGLENQIKNMNAGESADVLVKAEEAYGQQDPNAVQTLPREQFEGIDLQEGMTLYGQGENGETVQVTVKSFDENSVTIDFNHPLAGKDLLFSINIKEVREATPEEVMTGQVQEEEHCGGDSCGCGH; this is encoded by the coding sequence ATGGCAATCGAAGAGAATAAAGTAGTTGGCATCGAATATACTGTAAAAGATGCACAAAGTGGAGAGGTTATCGATTCAAATGTAGGACATAAACCTCTTAAATTTATCACAGGAAAAAATCAAATTATTCCTGGTTTGGAAAATCAAATAAAAAATATGAATGCTGGCGAGAGTGCAGATGTCCTTGTAAAAGCAGAAGAAGCGTATGGTCAACAAGATCCTAATGCAGTACAAACACTTCCAAGAGAGCAATTTGAAGGAATAGATCTTCAAGAGGGAATGACGCTCTATGGACAGGGTGAAAATGGAGAGACTGTTCAAGTAACTGTAAAATCTTTTGATGAAAACTCTGTCACAATCGATTTTAACCATCCTCTAGCAGGAAAAGATCTTCTTTTTAGTATCAATATTAAAGAGGTAAGAGAAGCTACACCAGAAGAGGTAATGACTGGACAAGTGCAAGAAGAAGAACATTGCGGCGGCGACAGCTGCGGATGTGGTCACTAA
- a CDS encoding OmpA family protein — protein MTRGLLVSLSFIALLLTGCAKKSVEIETPQTQSQTTQASEVKEGEGIKTIGGMEEQSSEEAKLKKMKMIESEAKKIYFDFDKYNIRPDQVPNVEYDAKLFNLEDAKEFKIKVEGNCDEWGSDEYNYALGLKRAKSVKEALAARGVDPTRMSVISYGESNPVCTEHTKECWAKNRRVEFELIP, from the coding sequence ATGACAAGAGGTCTCCTTGTTTCTCTCAGTTTCATAGCATTACTACTTACTGGCTGTGCAAAGAAGAGTGTAGAAATAGAAACCCCTCAAACACAGAGCCAGACTACACAAGCGAGTGAGGTAAAAGAGGGTGAAGGTATTAAAACAATTGGTGGAATGGAAGAGCAAAGTAGTGAAGAGGCTAAACTCAAAAAGATGAAGATGATTGAGTCTGAAGCGAAAAAGATATACTTTGATTTTGATAAATATAATATTCGCCCTGATCAAGTACCAAATGTAGAGTATGATGCAAAACTTTTTAATCTTGAAGATGCAAAAGAGTTCAAAATCAAAGTGGAAGGCAACTGTGATGAGTGGGGAAGTGATGAATACAATTATGCTCTTGGTTTAAAAAGAGCTAAAAGCGTGAAAGAGGCACTTGCTGCAAGAGGTGTGGATCCGACACGTATGAGTGTAATTAGTTATGGAGAGAGCAATCCAGTTTGTACAGAGCATACAAAAGAGTGCTGGGCAAAAAATCGACGCGTTGAATTTGAACTCATTCCATAG
- the atpD gene encoding F0F1 ATP synthase subunit beta: MSNKKGKIIQVMGPVVDVDFEDYLPAINEALELTLEVEGTSKRLVLEVAAHLGDNRVRTIAMDMTDGLVRGQEVEATGGPIKVPVGEEVLGRIFNVIGETIDEGEPLQAKTYWSIHRSAPEFEEQSTKEEIFETGIKVVDLLAPYKKGGKTGLFGGAGVGKTVIIMELIHNVAFKHSGYSVFAGVGERTREGNDLYYEMKESNVLDKVALCYGQMNEPPGARNRIALTGLTMAEYFRDEMGLDVLMFIDNIFRYAQAGAEMSALLGRIPSAVGYQPTLASEMGRLQERITSTKKGSITSIQAVYVPADDLTDPAPASVFAHLDATTVLNRRIAEKGIYPAVDPLDSTSRMLDKNIIGEEHYNVARGVQAVLQKYKDLQDIIAILGMDELSEEDKLIVERARKIERFLSQPFFVAEVFTGSPGRYVTLQETIEGFKGLLEGKYDDLPEAAFYMVGNIDEALEKAEKLKAKS; the protein is encoded by the coding sequence ATGTCTAATAAAAAGGGAAAAATTATCCAAGTTATGGGTCCCGTTGTTGACGTGGACTTTGAGGATTATCTTCCAGCAATCAATGAAGCACTTGAACTGACTTTAGAAGTTGAAGGTACAAGTAAAAGACTTGTATTGGAAGTTGCTGCGCACTTGGGAGATAACCGTGTAAGAACTATTGCAATGGATATGACTGATGGCTTAGTTCGTGGTCAAGAAGTGGAAGCTACAGGTGGTCCTATAAAAGTGCCAGTCGGTGAAGAGGTGCTTGGAAGAATTTTCAATGTTATCGGTGAAACTATCGATGAAGGAGAGCCTCTCCAAGCAAAAACTTACTGGTCAATCCATAGAAGTGCACCAGAATTTGAAGAGCAAAGTACAAAAGAAGAGATCTTTGAAACTGGTATTAAAGTTGTAGACCTTTTGGCTCCTTATAAAAAAGGTGGTAAAACAGGTCTCTTCGGTGGTGCAGGTGTTGGTAAGACAGTTATTATTATGGAGCTTATCCACAACGTTGCTTTCAAACACTCTGGTTACTCAGTTTTCGCAGGTGTTGGTGAGAGAACGAGAGAGGGAAATGACCTCTACTACGAAATGAAAGAGTCAAACGTTTTGGATAAAGTTGCACTATGCTATGGTCAGATGAACGAGCCTCCTGGAGCAAGAAACAGAATTGCTCTTACTGGTCTTACAATGGCGGAATATTTCCGTGATGAAATGGGACTTGACGTTTTGATGTTTATCGACAATATTTTTAGATATGCGCAGGCTGGCGCAGAGATGTCAGCACTTCTTGGACGTATTCCATCTGCGGTGGGTTATCAGCCAACACTTGCAAGCGAAATGGGAAGATTGCAAGAGCGTATTACTTCGACGAAAAAAGGATCAATTACCTCTATCCAGGCTGTGTACGTTCCAGCAGATGACTTGACCGACCCAGCTCCTGCATCTGTTTTTGCACACCTTGATGCGACAACTGTTCTTAACCGTAGAATTGCAGAAAAAGGCATCTATCCTGCTGTGGATCCACTCGATTCCACATCAAGAATGCTCGATAAAAATATCATTGGGGAAGAGCACTACAATGTAGCACGTGGTGTACAAGCAGTATTGCAAAAATATAAAGATTTGCAAGATATTATTGCTATTCTTGGTATGGACGAGCTTTCAGAAGAGGATAAACTTATTGTTGAAAGAGCGAGAAAAATAGAGAGATTTTTGTCTCAGCCATTCTTTGTTGCTGAGGTTTTCACAGGAAGTCCTGGACGTTATGTGACTCTTCAAGAGACTATTGAAGGTTTTAAAGGGTTGCTTGAGGGTAAATATGATGATTTACCAGAAGCAGCATTCTATATGGTTGGTAATATAGACGAAGCTCTTGAAAAGGCTGAGAAACTCAAAGCAAAATCATAA
- a CDS encoding ExbD/TolR family protein: MFDWDEKPELNITPLVDVMLVLLAILMVATPAIVYQEDINLPQGSKTKSYKKQKSIQIKINKNRIISIGNQRFTYKNFADSFIMYSQPFPKDMPIYISADKSLSYGDVMYILKTIKEAGFSKVSLITNG; this comes from the coding sequence ATGTTTGATTGGGATGAGAAACCTGAGCTAAATATCACACCGCTTGTCGATGTAATGCTTGTACTATTAGCTATTTTAATGGTGGCTACTCCTGCCATCGTTTATCAAGAAGATATAAATCTTCCTCAAGGATCAAAAACTAAAAGTTATAAAAAGCAAAAAAGTATCCAGATAAAAATCAATAAAAATAGAATTATTTCCATAGGAAACCAACGTTTTACTTATAAAAATTTTGCTGATAGTTTTATTATGTATTCTCAACCATTTCCAAAAGATATGCCAATCTATATAAGTGCGGATAAGTCACTCTCTTATGGAGATGTGATGTATATTCTTAAAACTATCAAAGAGGCTGGATTTTCGAAAGTATCTTTGATTACCAATGGATAA
- a CDS encoding 5'-methylthioadenosine/adenosylhomocysteine nucleosidase — protein sequence MRIAIMGAMVEEIEPILTKLDPTLAPESELSQIIAHMQHIKLHTIAGNHYFEAKYKGHEVFIAYSKIGKVFASLTASVLIEHFKVQKLLFSGVAGAINEDLHIGDLIAAKRLCQHDLDITAFGHPYGYVPEGKVYIESDATLRFLAQEVAKERGIELKEGTIATGDQFIADPKKKEWIRKTFQADAIEMEGAAVAVVCDAYDIPFFILRSISDAADMDASFDFDEFLKSSSKISADFIIALLDKIVA from the coding sequence ATGAGAATTGCAATAATGGGAGCTATGGTTGAGGAGATCGAGCCAATTTTGACAAAACTCGATCCCACTTTGGCTCCAGAGAGTGAACTCTCACAAATCATCGCGCATATGCAACATATTAAACTCCACACAATTGCTGGAAACCACTACTTTGAAGCAAAATATAAAGGGCATGAAGTTTTCATAGCCTATAGCAAAATCGGCAAAGTCTTTGCTTCACTCACTGCTTCGGTTCTTATTGAGCATTTTAAAGTCCAAAAGCTTCTCTTTAGTGGAGTAGCAGGTGCTATAAACGAGGATCTCCATATAGGCGACTTGATAGCTGCAAAAAGACTTTGTCAGCACGATCTCGATATTACTGCTTTTGGGCATCCTTATGGATATGTGCCTGAAGGGAAAGTCTATATAGAGAGTGATGCGACATTGCGATTTTTAGCGCAAGAGGTAGCAAAAGAGCGAGGAATAGAGCTCAAAGAGGGGACAATTGCTACGGGTGATCAATTTATTGCTGATCCTAAGAAAAAAGAGTGGATCCGAAAAACTTTCCAAGCAGATGCAATCGAGATGGAAGGTGCCGCTGTTGCAGTAGTCTGTGATGCTTATGATATTCCATTTTTTATTTTACGTTCCATTAGTGATGCAGCTGATATGGATGCAAGTTTTGATTTTGATGAGTTTTTGAAAAGTTCTTCAAAAATAAGTGCAGATTTTATTATCGCACTCTTGGATAAGATCGTAGCATGA
- a CDS encoding tetratricopeptide repeat protein, whose product MKKIVVLSSLGLALMAQEPSAFEAGNIDNPSPYGLTKTEKAIWQNRNDIKSIKSRLYNIETKVNTLTEKVAGIESIVEGLDENLNNLKKKLKADNTQMLQNEIDTLKADLNTSIAIQKENFSQIKKVLKELSSLIDNISANYVSKSELQEQLQKIYAKLNKKKKSALSGAKLYSLAHKAYKNKEYKKAIEYFEAAAAKKYKPATSNFYIGESCYYTKDYACAVEHYKKSASIYAKSSYMPILLLHTAISLERLGQKSEAKKFYKNLIKLYPRSKAAKIAKKRL is encoded by the coding sequence GTGAAAAAAATAGTTGTACTCTCTTCTTTAGGCTTGGCTCTTATGGCACAAGAGCCTTCTGCCTTCGAAGCGGGGAATATCGATAATCCTTCTCCTTATGGTTTGACAAAGACAGAAAAAGCTATTTGGCAAAATAGAAACGATATAAAATCGATAAAATCAAGGCTCTATAATATCGAGACTAAGGTTAATACTCTTACTGAAAAAGTTGCAGGGATTGAGAGTATTGTTGAAGGACTCGATGAAAATCTTAATAATTTAAAAAAAAAGCTTAAAGCTGATAATACGCAAATGCTCCAAAATGAGATTGATACACTTAAAGCAGATCTCAACACTTCAATAGCGATACAAAAAGAGAATTTCTCTCAAATTAAAAAAGTACTCAAAGAGCTCTCCTCTTTAATAGATAATATCAGTGCAAACTATGTTTCAAAGAGTGAGCTACAAGAGCAGTTGCAAAAAATATATGCGAAGTTGAATAAGAAGAAAAAATCAGCTCTAAGTGGTGCTAAGCTCTACTCACTGGCACATAAAGCTTATAAAAACAAAGAGTACAAAAAAGCAATTGAATATTTTGAAGCTGCTGCAGCAAAGAAATATAAACCAGCTACAAGCAATTTTTATATAGGAGAGAGTTGCTACTATACAAAAGATTATGCATGTGCAGTTGAGCACTATAAAAAGAGCGCATCTATATATGCTAAATCTTCATATATGCCAATACTTCTTTTGCATACTGCTATCTCTTTAGAGAGACTTGGCCAAAAAAGTGAAGCAAAAAAATTTTATAAAAATCTCATTAAACTCTACCCACGTAGCAAAGCTGCAAAAATTGCTAAAAAACGTCTATAA
- the atpC gene encoding ATP synthase F1 subunit epsilon: MDTLRLEIVTPEGLIFDQDVKSVTFPGEEGEFGVLPKHASLLSLLKPGVIEIELPDGKKESIVINWGHVKVDEHKAVALVEGAIPLAGATESEIAKKIEEAKELIEKASENKAALATVEARIEKAAKII; encoded by the coding sequence ATGGATACATTGAGATTAGAGATAGTTACGCCTGAAGGTCTGATATTTGATCAAGATGTTAAGAGCGTAACTTTTCCAGGAGAAGAGGGTGAGTTTGGCGTATTGCCGAAACATGCCTCTTTGCTTTCGCTTCTCAAGCCCGGCGTAATAGAAATAGAACTCCCAGATGGCAAGAAAGAGTCTATTGTCATCAACTGGGGACATGTAAAAGTAGATGAACATAAGGCAGTAGCTCTTGTTGAAGGAGCAATTCCTTTAGCAGGCGCTACAGAGAGCGAAATTGCGAAGAAAATTGAAGAGGCAAAAGAACTTATCGAAAAAGCGAGTGAAAATAAAGCTGCCTTAGCTACTGTAGAGGCACGTATAGAAAAAGCAGCAAAAATTATTTAG
- the fabD gene encoding ACP S-malonyltransferase: MPYITFLFPGQGSQKIGMGKDFFENSSLAKELFEAASDRLKIDFTKLLFEENDRINETAYTQPAIMLVSLTALKLFQSHSNITPQYALGHSLGEFGAVASVGALGSIDAIELVHYRGKFMSEAAKDANGGMMVVMGLSDEEVEQICAKARDEGKKVWPANYNSDGQIVVAGLKADLMSLEGVFKDAGAKRALLLNMSVASHCPLMEPARKPLQEYLEQFLQDSFAAPVISNVTAAPYKTKNEAIELLSRQLVEPVHYKQSIQNIENETDIFIEFGEGNVLKGLNRRITKKPTICISNMKSLEDALEVINK; the protein is encoded by the coding sequence ATGCCTTATATAACTTTCCTTTTTCCTGGTCAAGGTAGTCAAAAAATTGGTATGGGTAAAGATTTTTTTGAAAACTCTTCACTAGCAAAAGAGCTTTTCGAAGCTGCAAGCGATCGCCTCAAAATCGATTTTACTAAACTTTTATTTGAAGAAAATGATCGCATTAACGAGACTGCATACACACAACCAGCTATTATGCTTGTAAGTCTTACAGCATTAAAACTTTTTCAATCACACAGCAATATAACGCCTCAATATGCACTTGGACACTCCCTTGGTGAATTTGGAGCGGTTGCAAGTGTAGGTGCACTAGGTAGCATTGATGCTATTGAGCTTGTGCATTATCGTGGAAAATTTATGAGTGAGGCCGCAAAAGATGCAAATGGTGGGATGATGGTAGTGATGGGATTGAGTGATGAAGAGGTGGAGCAGATTTGTGCAAAAGCAAGAGATGAGGGCAAAAAAGTTTGGCCAGCAAACTATAATAGTGATGGACAAATTGTTGTTGCTGGATTAAAAGCAGATCTTATGAGCCTCGAAGGAGTTTTCAAAGATGCTGGTGCTAAAAGAGCATTGCTACTCAATATGAGTGTAGCTAGCCACTGTCCTCTTATGGAACCGGCTCGCAAGCCATTACAAGAGTATTTAGAGCAATTTTTGCAAGATAGTTTTGCTGCTCCTGTAATATCTAATGTAACAGCAGCGCCATATAAAACAAAAAATGAGGCAATAGAACTTCTATCAAGACAACTAGTAGAGCCCGTACACTACAAGCAATCGATTCAAAATATTGAAAATGAAACTGATATTTTTATTGAATTTGGAGAAGGAAATGTCTTGAAAGGTCTCAATAGACGCATTACGAAAAAGCCTACAATATGCATAAGTAACATGAAGAGTCTTGAAGATGCCCTCGAAGTTATTAATAAATAA